One genomic segment of Aquipluma nitroreducens includes these proteins:
- a CDS encoding DEAD/DEAH box helicase produces the protein MTYQNFYEKWYKDHKNYTIRPYANRILNEELPKAFIKNNIVVLAAAPNSGKTLLSIAWMEKYLIDNPTHKILVLTHGQSLLRNQFYNDIKQSRVNFSFEKITKSKDFHQAGKQVLITLPHTIINVIDEVNSFNVLIVDEAHHFYYAEDGMVARIIDRYKFEKQLLLTGTPAIFVAHKMEIIAVALEELIEGEWASDPIIVISNSTYDIKEKDFNASDELKKEVKLDKAETFETLNRLLTIIERYMSKTGWTNSIQSLGKTMIVAKNTSQAKDIQIYFNSFKIETLISTYNTDRHSDIINRFIEDDINIIIVVDRGILGFNLPTLVNIIDMKCGKNISNLFQLFNRITRLHPEGNQKYFFKIVPESHENEYLYMLSAAISLIFKDNYIKYNGTPDELVIPILKIPMKQEDNGKKNKGKAGWKFEPIKYIDIPVYRMWKQSNENFSWNTLKSIHKDMYHRRWSEYTIEVNYQYCLETVKNYYKIA, from the coding sequence ATGACATATCAAAACTTTTATGAAAAATGGTATAAGGATCACAAAAATTACACTATTCGTCCTTATGCTAATAGGATTTTGAATGAAGAATTGCCCAAGGCTTTTATAAAGAATAATATTGTTGTTCTAGCCGCTGCCCCCAATAGTGGGAAAACCTTATTATCAATCGCATGGATGGAAAAATATCTAATAGACAATCCAACTCACAAAATTTTAGTACTTACTCATGGACAAAGTTTATTGAGAAATCAATTTTATAATGACATCAAGCAATCTCGAGTAAATTTTTCATTTGAAAAAATTACCAAGAGTAAAGATTTTCATCAAGCGGGGAAACAGGTATTAATTACTCTTCCTCATACCATTATAAATGTTATTGATGAAGTCAATTCTTTCAATGTCCTTATCGTTGATGAAGCACATCATTTCTATTATGCCGAAGATGGAATGGTTGCTAGGATTATAGACCGTTATAAGTTCGAGAAACAACTCTTATTAACAGGAACACCTGCCATTTTTGTTGCTCATAAAATGGAAATTATTGCAGTCGCTCTGGAGGAGCTCATTGAAGGAGAATGGGCTTCTGACCCAATTATTGTAATTTCAAATTCAACTTATGATATAAAGGAAAAGGATTTCAACGCTAGTGATGAATTGAAAAAAGAAGTAAAATTAGACAAAGCAGAAACCTTTGAAACTCTTAATAGACTTCTTACTATTATTGAACGATATATGTCAAAAACTGGCTGGACCAATTCAATCCAGTCTTTAGGCAAAACAATGATAGTTGCCAAAAACACATCACAAGCAAAAGATATACAGATCTATTTCAATTCTTTTAAAATAGAAACACTTATCTCAACATATAATACAGATAGGCATTCTGATATTATTAATAGGTTTATCGAGGATGATATTAATATTATTATCGTGGTAGATCGTGGTATATTGGGATTTAACCTTCCAACTCTAGTTAACATTATAGATATGAAATGCGGCAAGAATATCAGTAATCTTTTCCAGTTATTTAATAGAATTACCAGATTACATCCAGAAGGAAATCAAAAATATTTTTTCAAAATAGTTCCAGAAAGTCATGAAAATGAATATTTATATATGCTTTCCGCCGCTATTAGCTTAATATTTAAAGATAATTACATTAAATACAATGGTACCCCAGATGAATTAGTTATTCCTATTTTAAAAATTCCTATGAAACAAGAAGATAATGGCAAAAAAAACAAAGGGAAAGCTGGATGGAAATTTGAACCAATAAAATATATTGATATCCCTGTGTATAGAATGTGGAAACAATCAAATGAAAATTTTTCATGGAATACTTTAAAAAGTATTCATAAAGATATGTATCACAGAAGATGGTCTGAATATACAATAGAAGTAAATTATCAATATTGCCTTGAAACTGTAAAAAACTATTACAAAATCGCTTAA
- a CDS encoding DNA methyltransferase — protein sequence MVTEISKLKINPFHSSVYKINDIDDLAESIQELGLLQPIIVNSSLSIISGVRRYYALKKLGYTEVDVEIKHLNVAEEIAIISFNKQRVKTQRERLMEAKYLKQLWRRKKGRKSEAEKLQTNSNMGPADTRKDVCKAVGLSAGNFSKLEYIDEVNPDLVDLIDQDNLSINQAHKIAVKLKESKNVEDKSIYLPETISNDYYKIYNKSSDDLSEIPDESVQMIFTSPPYWKLRNYSGSNDELGAEKTPEEYIKRLVDHLKDCYRVLKPEGSFYLNLADTYLDKCLQSIPNRIQIELMKHGWILRNSIIWHKRNSLGFNSKDALKPSYELIFHLVKSKKYVFNEIQMPFKGEVKPGIGWINRKRSDNTSSDYGRVCLTGLKDGKQLEDFWDKDVIHTAVANQAAVKRYGGTEHAAPFPEEICIAPILMTTNSGDTVLDVFSGSGTVGAVALMLGRKFIGYDLDPKHNSVQVGRFNDSIISLDAAIEKYNQTQLSKAA from the coding sequence ATGGTTACAGAAATTTCAAAATTGAAAATCAACCCGTTTCACTCGAGTGTATATAAAATCAATGATATTGACGATTTAGCCGAATCTATTCAGGAGCTCGGACTTTTACAGCCAATCATTGTAAACAGCTCATTATCTATTATTTCTGGCGTTAGGAGATATTATGCCCTTAAAAAGCTTGGTTACACTGAAGTGGATGTTGAAATCAAACATTTAAACGTGGCAGAAGAAATTGCCATTATATCATTCAACAAACAACGGGTAAAAACGCAGCGTGAACGGCTTATGGAAGCAAAGTATTTGAAACAGTTATGGAGGAGAAAGAAAGGTCGAAAGTCTGAAGCTGAAAAGCTTCAGACTAATTCGAACATGGGACCTGCCGATACCCGCAAAGATGTTTGTAAAGCAGTTGGATTATCTGCCGGGAATTTCAGCAAACTCGAATATATCGACGAGGTTAACCCTGATTTGGTTGATTTGATTGATCAAGACAACTTATCGATTAACCAAGCTCACAAAATCGCAGTAAAACTGAAAGAAAGCAAAAATGTCGAAGATAAGAGCATCTATCTCCCTGAAACTATTTCAAATGACTATTACAAAATTTACAACAAATCATCTGATGATCTATCAGAAATACCTGACGAATCCGTACAGATGATCTTTACATCACCGCCATATTGGAAATTACGAAACTATTCTGGTAGCAACGACGAGCTTGGTGCTGAAAAAACACCCGAAGAATATATCAAACGCTTAGTTGACCATCTAAAAGACTGTTACCGGGTCCTAAAACCTGAAGGTAGCTTCTACTTGAATCTGGCTGATACTTACCTGGATAAATGCCTACAGTCTATTCCAAACCGAATTCAGATTGAGCTGATGAAACATGGCTGGATTTTGCGTAACTCAATCATATGGCACAAACGCAACAGTCTAGGGTTCAATAGCAAAGATGCTTTGAAGCCATCATACGAGCTAATATTTCACCTAGTTAAATCAAAAAAATATGTTTTTAACGAAATTCAAATGCCGTTTAAAGGTGAAGTAAAACCAGGTATCGGCTGGATCAACAGAAAAAGAAGCGATAACACGTCATCGGATTATGGCAGAGTCTGCCTCACTGGTCTGAAAGATGGAAAACAATTGGAAGACTTTTGGGATAAAGATGTAATTCATACTGCTGTCGCAAATCAAGCTGCGGTTAAAAGATACGGTGGGACAGAGCACGCTGCTCCTTTCCCGGAAGAAATCTGTATTGCGCCTATCTTAATGACCACAAATTCTGGAGACACCGTACTTGATGTATTCTCTGGATCTGGAACGGTTGGGGCTGTAGCTTTAATGCTCGGCAGAAAGTTCATCGGTTATGATCTTGATCCAAAACACAATAGTGTACAAGTCGGAAGATTTAATGATTCGATTATAAGTCTTGACGCTGCTATTGAGAAATACAATCAAACTCAATTAAGCAAAGCTGCTTAA
- a CDS encoding IS4 family transposase, with amino-acid sequence MNSGKYVFAQLLQFVSKYEFERCVERYQGDYHVRELNCWNQFVQLFFGQLTSRNSLRDICTCLKAHKNKLYHLGIKQNVNQSSLSRANERRDWRIFADFGEYLIKMVRPLYANSPIPNIDIDNDIFALDSTTISLSIKLFSWAKGKYSRGAVKIHTLLDLRGSIPAFIFITDGKYHDSNILDIMGPIPEAIYLMDKAYVDFAALYNIHRAGAFFVTRAKVTLDYSVIECNYNIDERSGLRSDKTINLNGYKSKKLYPEMLRLVEYYDDEKNILLVFLSNNFEVSAMEIAYLYRNRWQIEVFFKWIKQNLTIKKLWGNSENAVALHIWVAICTYLIVAYVKYSLKSTLSIYEIMQILGISVFDKAPVKELITELEVNQNFKEQYDLFNDQF; translated from the coding sequence ATGAATTCAGGAAAATATGTTTTTGCCCAGCTATTACAGTTTGTCAGTAAATACGAGTTTGAAAGGTGCGTCGAGCGTTACCAAGGAGATTACCATGTAAGGGAATTGAACTGTTGGAACCAGTTTGTTCAACTTTTCTTTGGTCAACTCACTTCCCGGAATTCATTAAGAGATATTTGTACTTGTTTGAAAGCCCATAAAAATAAACTTTATCATTTGGGCATAAAGCAAAATGTCAATCAGTCTAGCCTTTCACGTGCAAACGAGCGAAGAGACTGGAGGATCTTTGCTGATTTTGGTGAGTACCTGATAAAAATGGTCAGACCACTATATGCAAACAGTCCAATCCCAAATATTGATATTGACAATGACATATTTGCCCTTGATTCAACAACCATATCTTTGAGCATAAAGCTATTTAGTTGGGCAAAAGGCAAGTACTCACGGGGAGCAGTAAAGATTCATACACTACTCGATTTAAGAGGAAGCATTCCTGCATTTATATTTATCACAGATGGCAAATACCATGATAGCAACATACTGGATATCATGGGTCCCATCCCTGAAGCAATATATCTGATGGATAAAGCGTATGTTGATTTTGCCGCTTTATACAATATTCATAGAGCAGGTGCATTTTTTGTTACAAGAGCAAAAGTGACATTAGATTACTCGGTTATTGAATGCAATTACAATATTGACGAACGCTCAGGATTAAGAAGCGATAAGACTATAAACCTAAATGGATATAAGTCTAAAAAACTTTATCCAGAAATGCTTCGACTGGTTGAATATTACGATGACGAGAAAAATATATTGCTCGTTTTCCTAAGCAATAACTTCGAAGTATCGGCAATGGAAATTGCTTATCTGTACCGTAACCGTTGGCAAATAGAAGTGTTCTTTAAATGGATAAAACAAAATCTGACGATAAAGAAACTCTGGGGTAACTCAGAAAATGCGGTTGCCCTCCATATCTGGGTAGCTATCTGTACATACCTGATTGTCGCATACGTCAAATATTCACTCAAAAGTACACTGTCTATTTATGAGATAATGCAAATCTTAGGCATTTCAGTATTCGACAAGGCACCCGTAAAGGAGCTAATTACTGAATTAGAAGTCAATCAAAATTTCAAAGAACAATATGATTTATTTAATGATCAATTTTAA
- a CDS encoding tetratricopeptide repeat protein: MGQIRSDEGDQDEAVDYLIDALRWDSKNGWALMMMGNILAKFKKDIPTALKYFDQALLANVNDYISLTNVAYLMFQQGKMDEAKRYLDASLQINPKYPNTHLILGLIAEKEQDLDSAFNYSLQTVRLCPKKDELYQNAVKQTFELAKQILKTGKGQKMVDQFRHKLEYEGDTGIEMIEDADIKTAAKFELAENFNRAKHTVRYKPNYAGVEHLILHELSHLKLIIDARNEGINQLFISTQSQKTEFLSNYSGHATSLIKKGFPEKTVNEFLLMLFEGLNLQVYNTPIDLFIENTIYHEYPEFRPWQFLSLYSLIEQGIAAVTNKRIIELAPKDILSKSKIYNLINAMQYRDLFGVDLIILFNATPLELKQAQTFYNEYLEYRDDKKPGEEYEMLLHWSEDLKVDRYSELVGEIQYRKRSDINSFINSLEKDPLGLDERDPVKEREQRRFQQSQEKEGANMAVVMHMVSALQYFQNLPKETIKKIAFDIAMQGTQGFSTEKSGYTVPSIPDKEFTGYQILAWYYVSWAISAPLQLAELGLPYEKEFELAKKMRE, translated from the coding sequence ATGGGTCAAATACGTTCTGATGAAGGTGATCAGGACGAAGCGGTTGATTATTTGATTGATGCCCTACGCTGGGACTCCAAAAACGGCTGGGCATTGATGATGATGGGCAACATCCTCGCCAAATTCAAAAAAGACATACCAACAGCATTAAAATACTTTGATCAGGCATTACTGGCCAACGTCAACGATTATATCAGCCTTACCAATGTTGCGTACCTGATGTTTCAACAAGGAAAAATGGATGAAGCCAAACGTTATTTGGATGCCTCATTACAGATCAATCCGAAATACCCCAATACACATTTGATCTTGGGACTGATTGCAGAAAAAGAACAGGATTTGGATTCAGCTTTCAACTATTCTCTGCAAACCGTTCGTTTGTGTCCAAAAAAAGATGAGTTGTATCAAAATGCGGTTAAACAGACATTTGAATTGGCCAAACAGATCCTGAAGACCGGCAAAGGTCAAAAGATGGTGGATCAATTCAGGCATAAACTCGAATACGAAGGCGACACCGGAATTGAAATGATTGAAGATGCAGACATAAAGACTGCCGCCAAATTTGAACTGGCTGAAAACTTTAACAGGGCGAAACATACGGTTCGTTACAAACCAAACTACGCAGGTGTGGAACATTTAATTCTGCACGAATTGAGCCACCTGAAACTGATTATTGATGCCCGCAACGAAGGGATTAACCAACTATTTATTTCTACACAATCACAGAAAACAGAATTTCTGAGTAACTATTCCGGACATGCCACCAGCTTGATTAAAAAAGGGTTTCCGGAAAAAACCGTCAATGAATTTTTACTTATGCTGTTCGAAGGACTTAACCTTCAGGTTTACAATACACCCATAGATTTATTTATTGAAAATACCATCTATCACGAATATCCCGAATTCCGACCTTGGCAGTTTCTCTCGCTGTATTCACTTATCGAACAGGGAATTGCGGCTGTTACCAACAAACGGATTATTGAGTTGGCACCTAAAGATATTTTGTCGAAAAGCAAGATTTACAACTTGATAAATGCGATGCAATACCGTGATTTGTTTGGTGTTGATCTGATTATACTGTTTAATGCGACACCGCTTGAATTGAAACAGGCACAAACCTTTTACAACGAATATTTGGAGTACCGAGACGATAAAAAACCGGGAGAAGAATATGAAATGTTGTTGCATTGGTCTGAAGATTTGAAAGTGGATCGATACTCCGAACTGGTGGGTGAGATTCAGTACCGGAAACGAAGCGACATCAATTCTTTCATCAATTCACTCGAAAAAGATCCGCTTGGATTGGATGAACGTGACCCTGTGAAAGAACGTGAACAGCGACGTTTCCAACAATCGCAGGAGAAGGAAGGTGCGAATATGGCCGTGGTTATGCATATGGTTTCGGCTCTTCAATACTTCCAAAACTTACCCAAAGAGACCATTAAGAAGATAGCCTTCGACATTGCTATGCAAGGCACACAGGGTTTCAGTACCGAAAAAAGTGGTTACACGGTCCCGTCTATTCCTGACAAAGAATTTACAGGCTACCAGATTTTAGCTTGGTATTACGTGAGTTGGGCTATTTCAGCACCCCTTCAACTCGCTGAATTGGGACTGCCCTATGAAAAAGAGTTTGAACTGGCGAAGAAAATGAGGGAATAA
- a CDS encoding BrxA family protein gives MTIQPYNSDLNFVGSIPNYDLLFLALSKINLGDRIKEIEEILVTRNLFDFRTEEARGRFFRMIKSTIFNTYSEEQSELLASIFDENCNFQNKNIVLFWQLCLSNRLFREISVNVYLKNYYAGRSHLSARDVEDYIMHLKETDPTIKEWSIKTIIPVASKYLTILKKLNLLDGAAKKQILPVTIDNNTMVLFVYLIKSINPDNFNFLNSEYFQLSLMSRDTFLSFAKKVGNMSFWDMTFDGTALKFTLKQKPNNIANALFNRTQTKI, from the coding sequence ATGACTATACAACCCTACAATAGTGACCTCAATTTTGTCGGAAGTATTCCGAACTACGATTTGCTTTTTCTTGCTTTAAGTAAAATTAACCTGGGTGATCGTATCAAGGAAATAGAAGAGATTCTGGTAACACGAAATTTATTCGACTTCAGAACCGAAGAAGCCAGAGGACGCTTCTTCCGAATGATAAAATCTACCATATTCAATACCTATTCTGAAGAACAAAGCGAATTGCTTGCTTCAATATTTGACGAGAATTGCAATTTTCAAAACAAAAATATCGTTCTTTTCTGGCAATTATGCTTATCTAACCGTTTGTTCCGTGAGATTTCTGTAAATGTTTATTTGAAAAATTATTACGCTGGTCGATCACATCTAAGTGCCCGTGATGTGGAGGATTACATTATGCATCTGAAAGAAACAGATCCGACAATTAAAGAATGGTCCATTAAGACGATTATACCGGTAGCATCAAAATACTTGACCATCCTTAAGAAACTGAATCTGCTGGATGGTGCAGCAAAAAAACAAATTCTACCAGTTACTATTGACAATAACACCATGGTGTTGTTTGTTTATTTGATTAAATCGATTAATCCGGATAATTTTAACTTCCTTAATTCGGAATATTTTCAATTGTCATTGATGAGTAGGGATACCTTTTTAAGTTTTGCCAAAAAGGTTGGGAACATGAGTTTTTGGGATATGACATTTGATGGTACTGCATTAAAATTTACCTTAAAGCAAAAACCTAACAACATAGCCAATGCCCTATTCAACCGAACACAGACGAAAATTTAA
- the brxC gene encoding BREX system P-loop protein BrxC, with the protein MTLIKDILTLDINEDIKNVIDLEDQSENEIQSEIESYILTDNLGKHLSSFINQYNSNIKETGVWISGFYGSGKSYFGKMMGYLLSDQLINGTSARERFILRLSGLKDHNFLENQIRSLDAHKTKVIFLDIAKQDTTNGLCYTLFKNFLSTLGFLPNVYGYMEYLMWLDDEHEEFKQKVLEYSGKDWQTIMKNAMKVPTAVKRVLTGYKFSEDEYKETIDHLNNTIRQFSATDFRNELEKYIAKVSDEKLVFIFDEASEALAQKKFDLMELEGLSESLSNSSLASKVWTLAIAQEKLDDVINNSNVNKSLLTKVTDRFKTKLHLESTEVDKIIRFRLLQKKDDAFENLKIHYAKSEGQLADASNLKASFQTRVESAEEFATYYPFHKYQFRLLQNFLFSSKALSSTQVAARGMIITTFDIIRKQLADVPLHQFATSSDVCRQAQTAPPSELVNRYDNADAILGTSALEGRKILEVIHFLTESDLVKASTENITKTYIRDLNDYYKIKPLMDDALQTLVEAKILLLTNGEYKITSDLEGKLLDEMKDFPVELFNKKRDFIDFLKKFQPLRSLGTVTDGTNAYSFNISTDQDDEIVASSNKKLKLAVTGLFNINDEYRDYVERIKLENQSNKETIILIPDNKDYNRIDTLLTDVKRFKFMDEKYANDVDSNIRQIVKDFNLIREEKEKELTTLIHKAYLNGSCIYLFDENLLNEDAFRSTITELQKKLIRNVYTKRLSEQLSESIAPKVIAETQNEKLHKYFSGNDYKFFDATGNFIGDHLKVVEEVTSRIKSTFADGKTLESELLLPPTGYSYGTVATTLAVLFRAGKLVAKYNGQDLFSYKDKQVADIFATSKNFQKASFKSISKSLSAAQKNEMVQILHDLQYKAKTNEQVDWNTNDFELVKATGKLAEHYLSIIKYSIQKVEHYQKFFPGIEDDKATLTLFTSLLTENNYIEKAEYFIQEAIAFKATVKSIEKTEKFIEKNLPKAHGLRRFVDQLTIELNKSGELKDTLKSQIDQFNLAYNDNLRDRFSEIMDIAQNIRDNYFNLMTKANELMAQKYTPIKTQAEELLKTIGKFPEEPNKKNIIDTKAIISYSQQRIFPSVSLEFHIACKNSNFSLSEIRNYIELASNQETKVFMIQNNIVEQIPELPKYPTKEDPKQEAQEPTPKPPRKVKLSIHNGKMTVKEYRNILAEQIKQLSGMDNNDEIDLTIN; encoded by the coding sequence ATGACACTGATTAAAGATATATTGACCCTCGATATCAACGAGGATATTAAAAATGTAATCGACCTTGAAGACCAATCGGAAAACGAAATTCAGTCGGAAATTGAGTCTTACATCCTGACCGATAACCTGGGGAAACACCTTTCATCATTCATCAATCAGTATAATTCCAACATCAAGGAAACCGGAGTTTGGATATCAGGATTCTATGGATCAGGAAAATCTTACTTTGGAAAGATGATGGGTTATTTGCTTTCCGATCAGTTAATAAACGGCACATCTGCACGTGAACGGTTTATTTTGCGACTGAGCGGACTGAAAGATCACAACTTCCTTGAAAATCAGATTCGCAGCTTAGATGCCCATAAAACAAAAGTAATTTTCCTCGACATCGCCAAACAGGACACCACAAACGGGCTGTGCTATACCTTATTTAAGAATTTCCTGAGTACGCTGGGTTTCCTTCCCAATGTGTACGGATATATGGAGTACCTGATGTGGCTAGATGATGAACATGAGGAATTTAAACAAAAAGTTCTTGAATATTCAGGCAAGGATTGGCAAACGATCATGAAAAATGCCATGAAAGTTCCTACTGCTGTAAAACGGGTCTTGACTGGTTATAAGTTTTCGGAAGATGAATACAAAGAAACGATAGACCATCTGAACAATACCATCAGACAATTCTCTGCTACCGATTTTCGCAATGAACTGGAAAAATACATTGCCAAAGTTAGCGACGAAAAATTGGTTTTCATTTTTGATGAAGCCAGTGAAGCCCTGGCTCAAAAGAAATTTGACCTGATGGAGTTGGAAGGTTTAAGCGAATCTCTTTCAAATTCTTCATTGGCCAGTAAAGTTTGGACCCTGGCTATTGCACAGGAAAAGCTGGATGATGTGATCAATAATTCAAATGTCAATAAAAGCCTGCTAACCAAAGTGACCGATCGTTTTAAAACAAAGCTTCACCTTGAATCAACCGAAGTGGATAAAATTATCCGGTTTAGGTTATTGCAAAAAAAGGATGACGCTTTTGAAAATCTGAAAATACATTATGCCAAAAGTGAAGGTCAATTGGCTGATGCAAGCAACCTGAAAGCAAGTTTTCAAACTCGTGTTGAATCTGCTGAAGAATTTGCAACCTATTACCCATTTCACAAATATCAGTTCAGGTTATTGCAAAATTTCCTATTTAGCTCAAAAGCCTTGTCTTCAACACAGGTTGCAGCAAGGGGGATGATCATTACAACATTTGATATCATTCGGAAACAATTGGCTGATGTTCCTTTGCATCAGTTTGCAACTTCTTCCGATGTTTGCCGGCAAGCCCAGACTGCCCCTCCGTCCGAATTGGTGAATCGCTATGACAATGCTGATGCAATACTTGGAACATCTGCACTGGAAGGCCGGAAAATTCTTGAAGTAATTCACTTTCTAACAGAATCGGACCTGGTTAAAGCTTCCACCGAAAATATTACGAAAACATACATTCGCGACCTGAATGACTATTACAAGATTAAGCCGTTGATGGATGATGCGCTTCAAACTTTAGTCGAAGCGAAGATTCTTTTACTCACTAATGGTGAATATAAAATTACCTCCGATCTGGAGGGAAAACTATTGGATGAAATGAAAGATTTCCCGGTAGAACTCTTCAATAAGAAACGTGATTTCATTGATTTTTTAAAGAAGTTCCAACCATTAAGGTCATTAGGTACGGTAACTGATGGTACCAATGCGTATAGTTTTAATATTTCAACTGATCAGGATGATGAAATTGTTGCTTCATCCAATAAAAAGTTAAAGTTAGCGGTTACCGGGCTTTTCAATATCAACGATGAATATCGCGATTATGTGGAGCGCATCAAACTCGAAAACCAATCCAACAAAGAAACCATCATTCTGATTCCGGACAATAAGGATTACAACCGGATTGACACCTTGCTTACTGATGTAAAGCGGTTTAAATTCATGGATGAAAAATACGCTAATGATGTTGATTCCAACATTCGGCAAATCGTCAAGGATTTTAATCTGATACGCGAAGAAAAGGAAAAGGAATTAACCACATTAATCCATAAAGCTTATCTCAACGGCTCGTGTATTTATTTGTTTGACGAGAACCTGCTGAACGAAGATGCTTTCAGAAGTACCATTACAGAACTGCAAAAAAAACTGATTCGAAATGTTTATACCAAACGCCTTTCTGAACAATTATCCGAATCAATTGCCCCTAAAGTAATTGCAGAAACACAAAACGAAAAACTGCACAAATATTTCAGCGGCAATGACTATAAGTTTTTTGATGCCACCGGCAATTTTATTGGCGACCATCTGAAAGTAGTTGAAGAAGTTACCTCCAGAATTAAATCAACTTTTGCCGACGGGAAAACGCTTGAATCAGAATTATTACTTCCACCAACCGGGTATAGTTATGGCACGGTAGCAACCACTTTGGCAGTACTTTTCAGGGCTGGCAAACTGGTGGCTAAATACAATGGGCAGGACCTTTTTTCATACAAAGACAAACAGGTTGCCGATATTTTTGCAACTTCCAAAAATTTCCAAAAGGCCTCATTCAAGTCCATTTCCAAATCACTTTCAGCAGCTCAGAAAAATGAGATGGTCCAGATTCTGCACGACCTTCAATACAAAGCCAAAACAAATGAACAGGTTGATTGGAATACCAATGATTTTGAATTGGTAAAGGCAACCGGAAAGCTGGCTGAACATTACCTTTCAATCATTAAATATTCGATACAGAAAGTAGAACACTACCAGAAGTTTTTCCCTGGAATTGAAGACGATAAAGCAACTTTAACGCTATTTACTTCATTGCTGACCGAAAATAATTACATCGAAAAGGCTGAATATTTTATTCAGGAAGCAATTGCATTTAAGGCAACTGTAAAGAGTATCGAAAAAACGGAAAAGTTCATCGAAAAAAACTTACCGAAAGCTCACGGATTAAGGCGATTTGTTGACCAACTCACCATCGAACTGAATAAATCGGGAGAGCTGAAAGACACTCTAAAAAGTCAAATTGATCAATTCAACCTGGCCTATAATGACAATCTGCGTGACCGTTTTTCAGAGATTATGGATATTGCCCAGAATATTCGGGACAATTACTTTAACCTGATGACCAAAGCCAATGAACTTATGGCTCAGAAATACACACCAATCAAAACTCAGGCTGAAGAATTGCTGAAGACAATTGGCAAGTTTCCGGAAGAACCAAATAAAAAGAACATCATCGACACGAAAGCAATCATCAGTTATTCACAGCAACGGATTTTTCCATCGGTTTCGCTCGAATTTCATATTGCCTGCAAAAACAGCAATTTTTCGCTTTCCGAGATTCGAAATTACATCGAATTGGCTTCCAATCAGGAAACTAAAGTCTTCATGATTCAAAATAATATCGTTGAGCAAATTCCCGAATTGCCAAAATACCCAACCAAAGAAGATCCGAAACAAGAGGCTCAGGAACCGACTCCAAAACCACCCCGAAAAGTGAAGTTATCCATTCACAATGGCAAAATGACGGTAAAAGAATACCGGAATATTCTGGCTGAACAGATTAAACAATTGAGCGGCATGGATAACAACGATGAAATTGACCTGACCATTAATTAA